GTTAGTCTCCCCAAAACCAGTGAAATTCATGTACCTCCCCATCATGCTGCATAATGCAAGTCAAGATTCAATCTGGTATAAGAGACTTATGGGAAAACATGGTTTGTACtaaatcagagacagagaaataaaccTGAAAGTAATAATACCAAAAGGCAACTCTTAATGCAGTCATGTGTAAAGaaacattttcaataaaatgaGATCTTGATGTGTGGATAATTATCAATGAAGGTTTTGAAGGTTTGAGTAGCATTGTATAGAGATcacttttgtccattttatttttttttaagatttatttattcatttgagagaaagagcaaagagggaaaagagggacagagggagagaatctcaagccaacttgcgttgagcacagagcctggatgcagagctcaatcccatgaccctaagatcatgacctgagcggaaatcaagaatcagatgctcaaccaaatgagccacccaggtgcccctgcttttacctattataattaaaaactgaACTGTTCCTGTTAGGCCACTCAAGCTGCCACTTTCCCCAGAAGTCCTAGAGGACCAGTACTCAGGCACCTAAATCCCAGGGGAAGTATGATTTCCAGCTCCCTTCCCTTTAAGGAATGCACCAGTGAAAATAGTAGTGAACAACTTAATAAGGTGCCAGTGGAGAATGTACAGCTGTGCTTTCTCTGCTAGAATTCAATTACATAAATGGTCAGAGGTCCTGTTCTGAAATTTTTTGCTGAAatttaaacacacaaaaacatactACAGATATCTGATAATCCCACATTCAAAAaaaagttctggggcgcctgggtggttcagtgggttaaagcctctgccttcagttcggctcgtgatcccagggtcctgggatcgagccccgcatcgggctctctgctcagcggggagcctgcttcctcctctctgtctgcctctctgcctacttgtgacctctctctgtcaaataaataaataaaatctttaaaaaaaaaaaagttctgagtcATGATATTCTGAGGTCTTTTCCTAATTATgttcatttataatatatatagaacaaACTTCTAAtacacattgattttttaaatacccaTTCCCAAATGCTCAACTATGTGCTCTTTCTGTAAATACAGGATAATTAAAATATTGTGTCCATCTATTCTAAGTGGTGTTTAAtgaaactgattttaaattttttcaccaTATTAAAGAAGCTagttacaaggaaaaaaagagtttatttaaaacAACATACAGTTAGGGTGGAATAATTTAAAATCacttgaatcactaaattccttGCTCTTGAACACAGCCTTACCCCAACTTTATTAGTACAATTATTGTCCTGAGTCACCCTTATTAATGAATATAAAGATCTGCTTTGTGTAACTTCTTTGGTAAGtttggattgttttgttttggtttggtttttatgcCACAGTTTGGTGGGCAGGCCTACAGTGATGTGGAACACACTTCTGTCCAGTGCCGGGCCCTCGATGGGATTGAGTGTGCCAGTCCTAGGACCTTCCTGCGGGAGAATAAACCTTGTATAAAGTAAGTGTTACTTTGAATGGGGTAGTTGGTACTTGGATAGAGGTAGAGCTGTTTTCCTTGTCATCTCACgatatgacttttttcttttatcttaagtGTTAAAGGGGCAACATGATTACTACTGCACATAATCCATGGGCGGGAGTGATGTGGTTACAAACAGAGAGGACACTGGACTTATGAGACCAGAGGCCATAAGTTCTAAGTGTCTCTTTCATCAACAAGCTAAGTGTCGGTAGTAGACCGGAGACTTTGTCCCTCACCTACAAAATAAAGGAGCTAGACCAGATGATCTAGCTCCAAAATTCCTATGGTAGACATAAATCCTATAAAAATAGCCTTAATGTTTGAGGAATGAAGGTTTTattcttgctttctttatttctttaaagattttatttatttatcacagagaaagcacaggtagagggagaagcggactccctgctaagcagggagccaaatgtcaAGGTTtatttatcccaggaccctgggatcaagaccagagctgaaggcagatgcttaaccaactgagccacccaggcgtcccagagaaataaaggttttattatGACAAGTGTGGATCTCTCTCCTGAAAAATAAGTTTATCTTAAAGAATTAGGGTAATTTCTGTAAATCTTGCTGGAAGGTACAGCATGTATTTATATCAGTTGCTAATGGAGTCTGTGGTGTTTGATGACAATATTAGAGCAATTGTAATTGAGTGTCATCACAGTACGTAAGACCCAAGTCTTACTGTTTTTAGTTGCCACAAAACAATAGAAGGGTATACAGAGATCAGTGCTCATCTGAGGAAAGACCATGACATTTCCATAGAGAACTGCATTCAGAAGTGCAGCCTCAGGAAAGGTGCTGGAGTCAGGGAGGGCTGCAGGCCCAGACTCTACTCCTCCCAGGATGCCTAGAGAACACATGTGCTTGATTAGCTCTTGCCCAGTCCAGTCAGTATTTGTTCCTTTATGCCCCTAGGTAGTACTCTTCTGAGAGCCTAGGCCAactggagattttctttttggGGAGGATGAGAGGCCACAGAGGGACTGCTACATCATCTTTTCACTTATATTAAATTCATTAGTCCttaagtgttttaattttcacgTGGTAAACATCTTCCTCTTCATTTGTTCTGTCTAGATACACAGGACACTACTTCATAACCACTCTACTCTACTCGTTCTTCCTGGGATGTTTCGGAGTGGACCGTTTCTGTCTGGGACACACTGGCACAGCAGTGGGGAAGCTATTGACACTTGGAGGACTTGGGATTTGGTGGTTTGTTGACCTTATTTTGCTTATTACTGGAGGGCTGATGCCAAGTGATGGCAGCAATTGGTGCACTGTCTACTAAAAAGAGCTGTGGTCGTGGCCCAGAGAGGCATGTCTTCTGAATTCATCTCTACAGGCTCAAAACTTCCTTGATAACAGACCTGACCATTACTTTCCTTCTTCAGAGGGAATGGGTTTCGTTAGGAAGGTTTCTTTGGACTCTGGGTTTTCAACCCAAATTTTATCTTGCAGACTAGAAATGACAAACAAACAGTGTTTGGGAATCAAGTGTGTACCTTTcctcacatataaaatataaaggataGTGACTATCTTATAAGTTGCAGGGGTTTCCCAtactgtatttctatacattgcTGTATCTTCAGTACATTGGAGCAAGTGGACCCAACAAGATGGGCAAAGTGAATATTTTGAGGTGCCTTTTGTGACCCTGAATCTTCATGCAGAGGAGATGTGAAGCCGAACCAATGAAGATCTTCAGCAGAAGTAAAATGGCCAAGGATTTTAATACTCACTGAAATTCTGACTTTCTGAAATTAAGTTGTGGAATAAATTTTGCCAACCTGGAATGCTGTTTGGTATTTTCAGTAAGTAGAGTGAGACTCAAAATTCTGTATGTTTTGCTAAAAGCCAGGCATTTGAAATGAACCACTCTACTAATAAATCCTATTGTTACATCATTATTATGCTCCAGAGGCGGTATATGCAGTacaataatttcatttcatttatattttgaaagccCAACAATAATCAGGTATGTCTGGGGTAAGCTCTCCTCTTGACTATCCTATCTAAAAATTAGTTATATACAAGTTCAGAGAGCCTATGTTGTAggctggttaaaaaaaatatcttctacaactaatataaaattattcttcACAATTATGTTAGGTAAGGTGAAAAGTGTCATACCTTtagggcaaaaagaaaaaaaaacaatattcttACTTAAAGGACAGAATTACCAAGAATTGGGTGGCGTTAAGACGTGATTTATGGGGGCAAAAAGAACACATTCTGTCAAAATAAGCATGGTACCAGAAGTTTTCACTGTGGGCTACTGGACTCAATTGTTTGGAAGAAGAGACAGCCAAGCTTTTGCATTCCCAAATCACTGGCAATAAAAGGAATTGTTCTAAATTGTAAGTTCTGAGAAACCTAGTTCCCATCCTTTGCAATTTAAGTTGAAAAGAACTCTTAAATATGAAGTAAAAGGAGGACTTTACAGACAGgtcaaacaaaaagactgatattCAGGATAAATTCTAGAAACAAGGTAGAACTACTCAAAACTTAGTCTCCTAATAGTTGACATAAGAACCAAGAATCACAGTTAAATTAACACTGGATATGCTCTATCATTATGAAGCATCTTTTCTGAAAGCTTCAGCTTTATTATCCCTGAGTAATATGATTACTGTTCTTATATTATTAAATGGttgacaaatgtataaaaattaaaacagattatTCTGTCTTGAAAATTCTGTACCACATTGACCTTAACCTTGTTTGTAACCGTAATAATTGGTAGATTCTTATCCATAATGTCTGTACTATAagtatatagtattttttaaattgttggagGACATGAAAAAACCAGACACCCTCCCCAGGAAAAAAtgcacataaataaaattttgcataGAATTTAAGATcccatattttaaacaaaaataaaatactgacttgtaagagaaatctggaaaacaaattaaaatcttaCCGAAGAAAATAAGATACTGCTCTAAGCCATCCTGCCTCGTCTCacacttttcaaaaaaatcttcagaatatTCACAAACCCCATCAAAagctattttctttaaaaacaccaACACTTTGGCAGCCTTCAGGCTGAAAATCCCTAATGTTGCCCCTCTCCTACTCAGAAAGCTTTTGGAGACCACTGCCAGGGTGATCATGAGAACCTAGTGTTTCTCTGTGACAATCTGCAGTTGTCAGTTTCAATCTGATTTACAAATAATGCTCATCCTGCACATCTACAGACCCTAACCAAATGTGGTACAACCTGGAAAACTAGTTGAAAAAAGGCAGTGTTAGGGAAAATTCAATTTCCTTTGCACTCTGGATTCAGGTTGTTTCTTCATATTTGGTAGGTCTGttcatgtgtgtacatgtatgtgtgtgtacacatacatttGTGTTATATCCAGTTTGTGGCTACAGAGAAGTTTTAAAATCCACAAGTGTCCTTCTGTCAAGGTTAAATTAGAAACTGCTTGTTTTTCAGTTGTTTCCTGtgttgaaataaaatgttatcaGCTTCCCAGACTTCCTGGCACCATGTCCTTCACTTGCTTTAGTGGGGCTTCTTAGCAACATTTGAGCACCCCAATCTAAAGATccctaggtgtgtgtgtgtgtgtgtgtctgtatattttaaagcattcatttttcttaagaaagagACCCTAAAACTTGTTAACTTTGGCACATCTCCAGTACAAACCAGGTAATATAGTGTGGTTTTGTTAGATGATTTCTCTTTAAAGCAAGATACTTAATTGATTATTTCAGGTGTGACTGTCAGGAGCAAAGTTTGACTTCCTCGACGAACCATGATGAAAAGGGAATCATTGTCCTTAACAGCTTCAGTAACATCAGTTGTGGTGGTAACAGGTTGCCCATTTATGCTGACAATTACATCGTGGTCTCTCAAcccagagctgggagagggagaaaaaaaggaccATAAAACTAAGTTTTACTTGTCCCCATTTAGTATTTAATGTCTGTCTTTTATGGCACTATCttgctgtcatttttttaatgattttatttacttattatttatttatttttccctataCAGTTGTACTCTGATCAATTCGGTTTTGACAGCCCACTTACTTGCCCCATCTCCACCCACAACATGATAGCTCTGCTTCCAGTTAAGTCAAAAACCAGTCATGCTGTCAAGTCTAAATATTCAAGGCTCTGGTTCTAGGCTCCTTTTCCCCAAAGTTGTGATTATATTCTGTCTCCAATATATTTGCTTCACACAGAATatgtattctagaaacaaaaacacCTCCAAACATGAaacacttcaaaaaatatatagccCGGCTGATGATTTCTCTTAAAGTCAGTaatgggcaggaagagggacatCAGATTAAATGACTCCAAGTGACTTCAAGAAAGCAGTAGTCCCACATTTCAATGTTCATCCAAATCACCTGGAGATcttgtttaaaatgcagaatCTGATTTAGTGATAGGGCCTGTCattctacatatttttcttttttctttttttttttttttaaagactcatttatttatttgacaaagagtgaatgagctgggggagaggctgagggaaagagagagaagcagactgcacaCTACGCACAGACCCCAACTCTGGTCCAGATCTCACAACCCAAGACTATGACCTGAGTCTAAGTCAActgtcagaggctcaaccaacggagtcacccaggtgcccttctgcaTTTCTAAAAGAGCCCCAGGTGATGCCGTGCTGCTGATCTACAGACCACATTTGAGTAGCAAGGACCAGGATACCTGAAAGAAATAGCTTTAGCCTTGaaccaaaagataaaaataaagggctggggggagggcaggaagcaAGAAAATCTAGGAAGGCCTATGATGAGCCAAATTTAGTAACACAAGATCTAACATTTCGCTATTAACAATTAGTACCCCGTAGTTTCTTTCCCCTACTGAAAAGAGTTGTCATAATATCAAAAGATAATTGAGCTTTGAGAAACAAAAGTAGTGAGAAGTATGCTCAAGTGTAAGAGAGGGACCCAAGAGAATAATTGTAGGACAAACCACCTCTTCCCTCAGTAGTTagtataaatgtttaaaaacaggAGTAAAATCAGTTGGTGCACTTCTTTGATGAGCTGTTTGAGCATCTGCTTTATtaacattcactcattcagtgcTGGCCTCTAGTTCAAAGGACAAAAGTACCTAAAACACGTTCTTAAGCCTTTAGCCCTCTGAATTTTTCCTATTCTTAATAAATAAGATATCAAGAGTAGATTCGGGAATTCCTAGCAAAACTTTTGCTATTAACTCATCATGAATTCCTGAGCTATAAAAAACCCATCcccttcccaaaaaaaaaaaaaaaacacaagtacaCAAGTCTAAATCAGCACTGTCCAACAGAAGTGTAAGGCAggccacatatgtaattttaaatcttCTGGTAGCCACACTTTTTAAAacgttctttattttttaaaatctctctaaAAACAGATGAGGCTCATTTTAATAATATACCTATTTAAGtcaatatgtgttttattttaatatgtaactTTAAATTATTAATAGGTATTTTAGACCGTTTCATTTAAGTTTTTGAAACCCAATAGAAACAACACACATCTATTGTGCTGCTATACAACATCTTAAACAATGCAGTTGATTAAAGTTACAGGCAGTCCTTCCAAAACAAAAGGCATGTCTCATGGAAAAACTTTTAGATAGCTTgcctctgttttgcttttttgttttttgtttttttacttaaataaattaaaattaaataagattctGTTCTTCAGCCACACCAGCCACATCTCAGTGTTCAATACCCATGTGTGGCTAGGGTCACTGTACTGACCTGTGCACATCTCGATCTGACACACATTTATCATGGCATGCTGGGTGATGGGTTAAGGCCTGAGCTCTTACCTTTCAGCAGCTGTTCCTTGAATCACCTCATAC
The DNA window shown above is from Neovison vison isolate M4711 chromosome 11, ASM_NN_V1, whole genome shotgun sequence and carries:
- the TM2D2 gene encoding TM2 domain-containing protein 2, coding for MVLGGCPVSYLLLCGQAALLLGNLLLLHCVSRSHSHNATAEPELTSAGAAHPEGSAGAPSWEYGDPQSPVILCSYLPDEFIECDDPVDHVGNATASQELGYGCLKFGGQAYSDVEHTSVQCRALDGIECASPRTFLRENKPCIKYTGHYFITTLLYSFFLGCFGVDRFCLGHTGTAVGKLLTLGGLGIWWFVDLILLITGGLMPSDGSNWCTVY